In Streptomyces sp. NBC_00483, a single window of DNA contains:
- a CDS encoding PepSY-associated TM helix domain-containing protein, giving the protein MSLTSETSDTSEPRLAEESRHAPPSPPAGRSTWASLRRLVLRLHFYAGVFVAPFLFVAAVTGLLYAGSFQAEKIVYAHELNVPVGKSELPIADQVAAARKAHPEGDVSAVRPSPEAGSTTRVMLSGVAGVDADYTLAVFVNPYNGEVRGALEQYGSTGALPLRTWIDELHRDLHLGQVGRLYSEFAASWMWVIAGGGLVLWFSRRRSRRAIRGATGRRRTLSLHGSVGVWAALGLFFLSVTGLTWSTYAGANITDLRAALGQTTPTVSATVTPGGEHAGHDMAGMEGMEGMEGMEGMDKGGAGAEKGGGDVGLNAVLKAARAEGLSNPVEIVPPADSSSAYVVQQIQRSWPEKQDVVAVDPASGEVTDEVRFADYPVLAKLSRWGIDLHTGNLFGLVNQIALAALALAVALLIVWGYRMWWQRGRGSAFGRPVPRGAWQHVPPYVLVPLMVVIALLGYFVPLLGIPLAVFMLCDITLGEIAYRRGKRTYAPTT; this is encoded by the coding sequence TTGTCCCTCACCTCCGAAACCTCCGACACCTCTGAACCGCGCCTTGCGGAAGAGAGCCGGCACGCACCGCCGTCGCCGCCCGCCGGCCGGTCGACCTGGGCCTCGCTGCGCCGGCTGGTCCTGCGACTGCACTTCTACGCAGGGGTGTTCGTCGCCCCGTTCCTGTTCGTCGCCGCGGTCACGGGCCTGCTCTATGCGGGCTCGTTCCAGGCCGAGAAGATCGTGTACGCCCATGAGCTGAACGTTCCCGTGGGCAAGTCCGAGCTGCCGATCGCCGATCAGGTCGCCGCCGCCCGCAAGGCCCATCCCGAAGGAGACGTCAGCGCCGTACGGCCTTCCCCGGAAGCCGGGTCGACGACACGAGTCATGCTCTCCGGTGTCGCCGGAGTCGACGCCGACTACACGCTCGCGGTGTTCGTGAACCCGTACAACGGGGAGGTGCGCGGCGCCCTCGAACAGTACGGTTCGACGGGCGCGCTGCCGCTGCGCACCTGGATCGACGAGCTCCACCGAGACCTCCACCTCGGCCAAGTGGGCCGCCTCTACAGTGAGTTCGCGGCGAGCTGGATGTGGGTGATCGCGGGCGGTGGCCTCGTCCTCTGGTTCTCCCGGCGCCGTTCCCGTCGCGCGATCCGCGGCGCGACCGGCCGCAGGCGCACCCTGTCGCTGCACGGATCGGTGGGTGTCTGGGCGGCGCTCGGCCTCTTCTTCCTGTCCGTGACGGGCCTGACCTGGTCGACGTACGCAGGGGCGAACATCACCGACCTGCGTGCCGCGCTAGGCCAGACGACTCCGACCGTCTCCGCGACCGTGACTCCAGGCGGTGAACACGCCGGCCACGACATGGCCGGTATGGAGGGCATGGAAGGCATGGAAGGCATGGAGGGCATGGACAAGGGCGGGGCCGGCGCCGAGAAGGGCGGTGGTGACGTCGGCCTGAACGCGGTGCTGAAGGCGGCCCGCGCCGAAGGCCTCTCGAACCCCGTGGAGATCGTCCCGCCCGCCGACTCCTCCTCGGCGTACGTCGTCCAGCAGATCCAGCGGAGCTGGCCGGAGAAGCAGGACGTCGTCGCCGTCGACCCGGCGAGCGGCGAGGTCACGGACGAGGTGCGGTTCGCGGACTACCCGGTGCTCGCCAAGCTGTCCCGCTGGGGCATCGACCTGCACACCGGCAACCTGTTCGGCCTCGTCAACCAGATCGCCCTCGCCGCCCTCGCCCTGGCGGTGGCGCTCCTCATCGTGTGGGGGTACCGCATGTGGTGGCAGCGCGGGCGCGGCTCCGCCTTCGGCCGGCCCGTCCCGCGCGGAGCCTGGCAGCACGTGCCGCCGTACGTCCTGGTGCCGTTGATGGTGGTGATCGCGCTGCTCGGCTACTTCGTGCCGCTGCTCGGCATCCCGCTCGCCGTGTTCATGCTCTGCGACATCACGCTCGGCGAGATCGCGTACCGGCGGGGGAAGCGCACGTACGCGCCGACGACCTGA
- a CDS encoding FecCD family ABC transporter permease, with amino-acid sequence MRQRHIGQGARLTATLVLLTVLLVVSLTAGLAIGSVHVPPGEVWGIVTHALGADWWGDADWSRARETIVLDVRAPRVLLGATTGAGLAVVGTALQALVRNPLAEPYLLGVSSGASLGAVAVLVFGVGVFGAMSLSAAAFAGALGALVLVYATARTGGRITSSRLILSGVAVASILSALLNLLLLTTDRGNEARTVLAWTLGGLGGVSWNSLWLPGLALLLGIGVLMVQAPNLNLLLAGEEAATTMGLDVARFRARMFILVSLVTGVLVAAAGPIGFVGLMLPHIVRLLVGGDHRRVLPTAALGGAVFLVWADIAARTVAAPMEIPVGVLTALCGGPFFLWLMRRDARRRNAGGVG; translated from the coding sequence GTGCGGCAACGGCACATTGGGCAGGGGGCGAGGCTCACCGCCACCCTGGTCCTGCTCACCGTGCTGCTCGTCGTCTCCCTCACGGCCGGACTCGCCATCGGCTCGGTGCATGTGCCGCCCGGTGAGGTGTGGGGCATCGTGACGCACGCGCTCGGCGCCGACTGGTGGGGTGACGCGGACTGGTCGCGGGCGCGGGAGACGATCGTGCTCGACGTGCGGGCGCCGCGTGTCCTGCTCGGCGCGACGACAGGCGCCGGGCTCGCGGTCGTCGGCACCGCTCTGCAGGCGCTGGTACGCAATCCGCTCGCCGAGCCGTACCTCCTCGGTGTCTCCTCCGGCGCCTCGCTCGGCGCGGTCGCGGTCCTCGTGTTCGGGGTCGGTGTGTTCGGGGCGATGTCGCTGTCGGCGGCGGCGTTCGCGGGCGCGCTCGGCGCACTCGTCCTCGTCTACGCCACCGCGCGCACCGGCGGCCGCATCACGTCCAGTCGCCTGATCCTGTCCGGTGTGGCGGTCGCGTCGATCCTCAGCGCGCTGCTCAACCTGCTGCTGCTCACCACGGACCGCGGCAACGAGGCACGTACGGTCCTCGCCTGGACGCTGGGCGGACTTGGCGGGGTGTCCTGGAACTCGCTGTGGCTGCCGGGTCTTGCCCTGCTCCTCGGGATCGGCGTCCTCATGGTGCAGGCGCCGAACCTGAACCTCCTGCTCGCGGGCGAAGAGGCCGCCACGACGATGGGCCTGGACGTGGCCCGCTTCCGCGCCCGCATGTTCATTCTGGTCTCGCTCGTCACCGGTGTGCTGGTCGCGGCGGCCGGGCCGATCGGCTTCGTCGGCCTGATGCTGCCGCACATCGTGCGCCTGCTCGTCGGCGGCGACCACCGGCGCGTGCTGCCGACGGCCGCCCTTGGCGGGGCGGTGTTCCTCGTATGGGCGGACATCGCGGCGCGGACGGTCGCCGCGCCCATGGAGATCCCGGTCGGCGTGCTGACGGCGCTGTGCGGCGGCCCGTTCTTCCTCTGGCTGATGCGACGGGACGCCCGGCGCAGGAACGCGGGAGGTGTCGGATGA
- a CDS encoding ABC transporter ATP-binding protein — MTAADLDVEGVTLTAGARRLVDDVSLTARPGETIGLVGPNGSGKSTLLRAVYRVLRPDAGTVRVDGADAWSLPVRQLARTVAAVVQDAGADVDLTVGEVVAMGRAPHKRLLAGDTAEDADLIEAALASVDAADLAHRPFDHLSGGERQRVLIARALAQQPSLLVLDEPTNHLDIRHQLEILSALRRLPTTVLVALHDLNLAAHYCDRLYVLRAGEVVAAGPPGDVLTPRLLSEVYEVTAEVAVHPRTRRPQVTYLPNDEGGPR; from the coding sequence ATGACGGCGGCCGATCTCGACGTCGAGGGTGTCACCCTCACCGCGGGCGCCCGGCGGCTCGTCGACGACGTCTCGCTGACCGCCCGCCCGGGCGAGACGATCGGCCTCGTCGGCCCCAACGGCAGCGGCAAGTCCACGCTGCTGCGGGCCGTGTACCGCGTACTGCGCCCGGACGCGGGGACGGTGCGTGTGGACGGCGCCGACGCGTGGTCGCTGCCCGTACGTCAACTCGCCCGAACCGTCGCCGCCGTCGTGCAGGACGCCGGAGCCGACGTGGACCTGACGGTGGGCGAGGTCGTCGCGATGGGGCGCGCCCCGCACAAGCGCCTGCTGGCGGGCGACACGGCCGAGGACGCCGACCTGATCGAAGCGGCGCTCGCCTCCGTCGACGCCGCCGACCTCGCCCACCGCCCCTTCGACCACCTCTCCGGCGGCGAACGCCAACGCGTCCTCATCGCCCGGGCCCTCGCCCAGCAGCCGTCCCTTCTCGTCCTGGACGAACCCACCAACCACCTCGACATCCGCCACCAGTTGGAGATCCTCTCGGCCCTGCGCCGCCTGCCCACCACGGTCCTGGTGGCCCTCCACGACCTCAACCTGGCCGCCCACTACTGCGACCGCCTGTACGTACTCCGCGCCGGCGAGGTCGTGGCCGCGGGCCCACCGGGCGACGTGCTCACACCACGGCTCCTCTCCGAGGTCTACGAGGTGACGGCCGAGGTCGCCGTCCACCCGCGTACGCGTCGGCCGCAGGTGACGTATCTGCCGAATGACGAAGGAGGCCCTCGATAG
- a CDS encoding haloacid dehalogenase type II has protein sequence MSEPQIDALVFDVLGTLVDEPAGIRAGIRRLAPALDDTDVEKLLALWQQHIEREQQRVLDGGRPYLASDALDLEAARLVADAAGVEDPAAVAELALAGRRLPPWPDTVAGLARLAERHPLIGLSNASRTALLGLNAHAGLRWHQALSAEDARSYKPDPAVYRLAVAVSGRPPERLLMVATHAWDLRAAQALGLRTAYVSRPVGDPPASSDRFDLYADDLAGLAARIGA, from the coding sequence ATGTCAGAGCCACAGATCGACGCCCTCGTGTTCGACGTGCTGGGCACGCTCGTCGACGAGCCCGCCGGAATCCGCGCCGGCATTCGTCGACTCGCCCCAGCACTCGACGACACCGACGTCGAGAAGCTCTTGGCGCTGTGGCAACAGCACATCGAGCGCGAGCAGCAGCGCGTACTCGACGGCGGGCGGCCCTACCTCGCGAGCGATGCCCTCGATCTGGAGGCCGCCCGGCTCGTCGCCGATGCCGCCGGGGTCGAGGATCCGGCCGCGGTGGCGGAGTTGGCCCTGGCGGGGCGCAGACTCCCGCCGTGGCCGGACACGGTGGCAGGGCTCGCACGGCTCGCCGAGCGGCACCCGTTGATCGGGCTGTCCAACGCGAGCCGGACGGCGCTCCTCGGCCTCAACGCCCACGCCGGACTGCGCTGGCACCAGGCGCTGTCCGCCGAGGACGCCCGGTCCTACAAGCCGGACCCGGCGGTCTACCGGCTGGCCGTCGCCGTCTCAGGACGACCGCCGGAGCGGCTCCTGATGGTCGCCACCCACGCCTGGGACCTGCGCGCGGCGCAGGCTCTCGGCCTGCGCACCGCCTACGTCTCCCGTCCCGTCGGTGACCCACCCGCCTCCTCGGACCGGTTCGACCTGTACGCCGACGACCTGGCCGGGCTCGCCGCTCGGATCGGGGCGTGA
- a CDS encoding ABC transporter substrate-binding protein: MYDGPCRPHALSLSRAGRRRFVVRVGATVAALSATVLAAGCGPSGSAAERAGGPQSSTTKGFPVTIDNCGVRTTYEKPPSRVVTVHQHPAELMLSLGLKDRMVGTAFPDSAVLPSLRKDYGSVPKLSARAPSFEKVLEAEPDFVYGGYSSAFDEKEGRSRKAFADAGIDTYLNREYCGEKNVTMRDTYAEIRTIGKIFGVSDRADALVSDLRGRVEKASAAVRDEPDVPVFVYDSGDKSAFTAGGKSLGTQLIHQAGGRNVFADLDDVFGDVSWEQVVDRGPEVIAIYDYAGDKSVEQKKQYLLSQPALADVPAIKHKRFVVLPLTATLVGVRSAYAVEGLARGLHPESFR; encoded by the coding sequence GTGTACGACGGTCCATGCCGTCCCCATGCCCTTTCCCTTTCCCGTGCGGGACGACGGCGTTTCGTCGTGCGCGTCGGGGCCACCGTCGCCGCGCTGTCGGCGACGGTGCTCGCCGCCGGCTGCGGCCCGTCCGGGTCGGCCGCCGAGCGCGCCGGTGGCCCGCAGTCGTCCACCACCAAGGGCTTTCCCGTCACCATCGACAACTGCGGCGTCAGGACGACGTACGAGAAGCCGCCGTCGCGCGTGGTGACCGTCCATCAGCACCCCGCCGAACTCATGCTCTCGCTCGGCCTGAAGGACCGCATGGTCGGCACGGCGTTCCCCGACTCCGCCGTCCTGCCGAGCCTGCGCAAGGACTACGGGTCGGTTCCGAAGCTGTCCGCGAGGGCGCCCTCGTTCGAGAAGGTCCTCGAAGCCGAACCCGACTTCGTCTACGGCGGCTACTCCAGCGCGTTCGACGAGAAGGAGGGCCGCTCCCGAAAGGCGTTCGCCGACGCGGGCATCGACACGTACCTCAACCGCGAGTACTGCGGCGAGAAGAACGTGACCATGCGGGACACCTACGCCGAGATACGCACCATCGGCAAGATCTTCGGGGTCTCCGACCGCGCCGACGCCCTCGTCTCCGACCTCCGCGGCCGGGTCGAGAAGGCGAGCGCTGCCGTCCGGGACGAGCCGGACGTCCCCGTGTTCGTGTACGACAGCGGCGACAAGTCCGCCTTCACCGCGGGCGGCAAGAGCCTGGGCACGCAGCTGATCCACCAGGCGGGCGGCCGCAATGTCTTCGCCGACCTGGACGACGTGTTCGGCGACGTCTCCTGGGAGCAGGTGGTCGACCGCGGGCCCGAGGTCATTGCGATCTACGACTACGCGGGCGACAAGAGCGTGGAGCAGAAGAAGCAGTACCTGCTCTCGCAGCCCGCGCTCGCGGACGTACCCGCCATCAAGCACAAGCGGTTCGTCGTACTGCCGTTGACCGCGACGCTGGTCGGTGTCCGGTCGGCGTACGCGGTGGAGGGTCTGGCGCGCGGACTGCACCCGGAGAGCTTCAGGTGA